A stretch of the Saccharolobus caldissimus genome encodes the following:
- a CDS encoding aldo/keto reductase gives MNYRLVGDTSIQVSEIGIGVWSLVTDWWGADVNKAEDILRKAYDMGINFYDTADIYGEGKGEEIIARTLGTKRDNIVILTKIGYDFYHKEGGKIKQRFDIPYLEFALKKSLERLNTDYIDILMIHNPKIDVIKNSEIISFLKSLKRDGVVRIIGVALGPTLGWREEGLEAINMGYESLEYIYNVIEQKPGIEFLKYRVGHFIRVPHASDVLIEDKWPLISNPKLHRSLKDAKWLNEGVERSRELKAFAERKGMKLSQLALKFILSNERVSSVLPNVSSLQELEEYVKVESLPNLSKEDLNYINNYYRKYYIELNEESIKETIRYK, from the coding sequence ATGAACTACAGACTCGTAGGTGATACTAGTATTCAAGTCTCTGAAATAGGAATAGGGGTATGGAGTTTAGTTACAGATTGGTGGGGAGCAGATGTAAACAAGGCTGAAGATATTTTAAGAAAAGCTTATGATATGGGAATTAACTTTTACGATACTGCAGATATTTACGGTGAAGGTAAGGGAGAAGAAATAATAGCTAGGACTTTAGGAACTAAAAGAGATAATATAGTTATATTAACTAAGATAGGTTATGATTTTTATCATAAAGAAGGAGGGAAAATAAAGCAGAGATTTGACATACCTTATTTAGAATTTGCACTGAAGAAATCTCTAGAGAGATTAAACACTGACTATATAGATATACTAATGATACATAACCCTAAAATAGATGTGATAAAAAATTCAGAAATAATATCCTTTTTAAAATCTTTAAAAAGAGATGGAGTAGTAAGAATTATAGGTGTTGCTCTAGGCCCCACTTTAGGATGGAGAGAAGAAGGATTAGAAGCAATAAACATGGGTTATGAGAGTTTAGAGTACATCTATAACGTTATTGAACAAAAACCTGGGATAGAATTCCTTAAGTATAGAGTAGGCCACTTTATTAGAGTACCTCATGCATCAGATGTACTAATCGAGGATAAATGGCCATTAATTTCTAATCCTAAATTACATAGATCCCTAAAAGATGCTAAGTGGTTAAATGAAGGTGTAGAGAGAAGTAGAGAATTGAAGGCATTTGCTGAAAGAAAGGGGATGAAATTATCCCAGTTAGCATTGAAATTCATTTTATCAAATGAGAGAGTTTCTTCTGTACTTCCTAATGTATCCTCATTGCAAGAATTGGAGGAATACGTTAAAGTAGAAAGCTTACCCAATTTAAGTAAAGAAGATCTAAACTATATAAATAATTATTATAGAAAATATTATATAGAACTTAATGAGGAAAGTATAAAAGAAACAATTAGATATAAATAA
- a CDS encoding carbon-nitrogen hydrolase family protein: MLIALIHLRLKELSRKHNIEKAKKLIKQAKDKGAKLVVLPSMFPSGNIFEIYDNDKKLRSYVKNLAEKIPGNNTDILINLAMDGEVHIIVGPILEQAGPKIFLTSLILSPQGEIIGKYRKAVLSEKDIKLGISAGKEPVNVVLDKKYGIIAEDDIFSPEISRLLALGGSDIIIGTMKALGKRQQVIKHIAIARTIENEIPYLIVGESIEDEEGEIIGYSPTFVTSPDNLISKEAEEDDSILLVESSVLMSGNKQLQLTYLEPVINGLCKGIKKIKGESKRKSSQDINVEEE, encoded by the coding sequence ATGCTTATCGCGTTAATTCATTTAAGACTTAAAGAATTGTCTAGAAAACATAACATAGAGAAAGCTAAAAAGTTAATAAAACAAGCTAAAGATAAAGGGGCTAAATTAGTGGTTTTGCCATCTATGTTTCCGTCGGGAAATATTTTCGAAATCTACGATAATGATAAAAAATTGAGGAGTTATGTTAAAAACTTAGCAGAGAAGATTCCTGGGAATAATACTGATATACTAATAAATTTAGCTATGGATGGAGAAGTTCACATTATAGTGGGTCCCATTCTAGAACAAGCAGGCCCTAAAATATTTCTTACTTCACTTATATTATCGCCACAAGGAGAGATAATAGGAAAATATAGGAAAGCAGTGCTCTCAGAAAAGGATATAAAATTAGGTATTTCAGCTGGTAAGGAGCCCGTTAATGTCGTATTGGATAAAAAATACGGAATTATTGCGGAGGACGATATATTTTCGCCAGAGATTAGTAGGTTACTAGCGCTTGGAGGATCAGATATTATAATAGGAACTATGAAAGCTTTAGGAAAAAGACAACAAGTTATAAAACATATTGCAATAGCTAGAACAATAGAAAATGAAATACCTTATTTAATTGTAGGTGAAAGTATAGAAGATGAAGAGGGAGAAATTATAGGTTATTCTCCAACTTTTGTAACATCCCCAGATAATCTAATAAGTAAGGAAGCAGAAGAGGATGATAGTATTTTATTAGTGGAAAGTTCTGTACTAATGTCTGGTAATAAACAATTACAATTAACTTATCTTGAGCCTGTAATAAATGGATTATGTAAGGGAATAAAAAAGATTAAGGGAGAATCAAAAAGGAAGTCCTCTCAAGATATTAATGTAGAAGAAGAATAG
- a CDS encoding 30S ribosomal protein S25e has product MGGATKKPISTMEKRLKREAEKQQKAEEKKKGQSKTGKEVISRAVTIDDETKKRVLDEIKKESIVTPYTLATKAGISISVAKKILKELENQNIVKLYSRDRRTEIYVAA; this is encoded by the coding sequence ATGGGTGGTGCTACAAAGAAACCCATTTCCACGATGGAAAAGAGATTAAAAAGAGAAGCTGAAAAACAGCAAAAAGCAGAAGAGAAAAAGAAAGGACAATCAAAAACAGGAAAAGAAGTAATTAGTAGGGCTGTAACAATAGATGATGAAACAAAAAAGAGGGTATTAGATGAGATAAAGAAGGAAAGTATAGTTACGCCTTATACTCTTGCAACTAAAGCCGGCATTAGTATAAGTGTTGCTAAGAAGATATTAAAGGAATTGGAAAATCAAAATATTGTAAAATTATACTCAAGAGATAGGAGAACTGAAATATATGTGGCAGCATAA
- a CDS encoding V0D/AC39 family V-type ATPase subunit, whose product MSYAILSFIHSISRSQRLSLLTKGSVNELISGESWTNVVSLLKERGIIEEQPNNIEDFEYLLKNRAFMLFEKIRNYFSIFRITYNIIDLYLYILTLDELKNIIVSIINGKSNNKVRFFKRYFDQIPTSLEELINSLKGTIYFDALSYAIKESQSKDLAYLLSLLDFYFIRKLSEIVESFRGDWKSSAESIICYYKDYYSISLAIKHKVVQNITCRINAEILKDLSSSSNNNEILDVIRRTQYSKLISTNTVYETLANLYRLARINARRNAELAFMSSPFNPSLALALAELIRLDTEDIITITNAKSLRIKEEDIKRMISFELI is encoded by the coding sequence ATGAGTTACGCTATACTATCGTTTATACATTCAATATCTCGTTCTCAAAGGCTCTCTTTATTGACTAAGGGATCTGTAAATGAGTTAATCTCTGGAGAAAGTTGGACGAATGTCGTATCATTATTAAAGGAAAGGGGAATAATAGAAGAACAACCAAATAACATAGAGGATTTTGAATATCTACTGAAAAATAGAGCTTTTATGTTATTTGAAAAAATTAGGAACTATTTTTCAATATTTAGAATAACATATAATATAATTGATTTATATTTATATATTTTGACATTAGATGAATTAAAGAATATAATTGTAAGCATTATAAATGGTAAAAGTAATAATAAAGTAAGATTCTTTAAGCGCTATTTTGATCAAATTCCGACATCTTTAGAAGAATTAATAAACAGCTTAAAAGGTACTATTTATTTTGATGCTCTTTCATATGCTATTAAAGAATCTCAAAGCAAAGATCTCGCTTATCTCCTTTCATTATTAGATTTCTATTTCATAAGAAAACTTTCTGAAATTGTGGAAAGTTTTCGAGGAGATTGGAAAAGTAGTGCGGAAAGTATTATATGCTATTATAAGGATTATTATTCTATATCATTAGCAATTAAACATAAGGTTGTTCAAAATATAACTTGCAGAATTAATGCTGAGATACTTAAAGATCTCTCATCTTCATCAAATAACAATGAAATTCTTGATGTAATTAGAAGAACTCAGTATTCAAAATTAATTAGCACTAATACTGTCTATGAAACATTAGCGAATCTTTATAGATTAGCTAGAATAAATGCAAGGAGAAATGCTGAATTAGCTTTTATGAGTTCCCCATTTAATCCGTCTTTAGCCTTAGCCTTAGCAGAATTGATTAGATTAGATACAGAAGATATAATAACTATAACTAACGCAAAAAGTTTAAGAATAAAAGAGGAAGATATTAAAAGAATGATATCATTCGAACTTATATAA
- a CDS encoding tRNA (adenine-N1)-methyltransferase, whose product MPLKEGDPVVVWIDTKRVYLIKLDKEKRLDTDKGVIFHKDLIGLEYGSSITLSTGVKAYLLKPTIHDLYSKGLKRPSQVLYPKDIGYILISAGIGQISKVVEAGTGSGFLTIALALSSNAKIYTYDIREDMLKVARFNARILGVEDRIVFKLKDIREGVDEKDVDAVFLDMPDPWNAIPKVYESLVPSAALIVFVPTINQIEKTYFAMKNSGIIDIHVEEIILREYQVKENAVRPKNVGIMHTGFIIRGRKSI is encoded by the coding sequence ATGCCACTAAAGGAAGGAGACCCAGTAGTGGTCTGGATAGACACTAAAAGAGTATATCTCATAAAGTTAGATAAGGAAAAGAGATTAGATACCGATAAGGGGGTAATATTTCATAAAGATTTGATAGGATTAGAATATGGAAGTTCCATTACCCTATCTACAGGCGTTAAGGCTTATTTATTAAAACCTACAATACACGATTTGTATTCAAAGGGTCTTAAAAGACCTTCTCAAGTGCTTTATCCTAAGGATATAGGATATATTCTTATCTCAGCAGGAATTGGACAAATAAGTAAAGTTGTTGAAGCTGGCACTGGTTCTGGATTTTTAACTATAGCTCTAGCTTTAAGTAGTAACGCCAAAATTTACACGTATGATATAAGGGAAGACATGTTAAAAGTAGCTAGATTTAACGCTAGAATATTGGGTGTAGAGGATAGGATAGTATTTAAATTAAAGGACATACGTGAAGGTGTTGACGAAAAGGATGTAGATGCAGTGTTTTTAGATATGCCAGATCCGTGGAACGCTATACCAAAGGTTTATGAGTCATTAGTCCCATCAGCAGCATTAATAGTGTTTGTACCTACTATAAATCAAATAGAGAAAACATATTTTGCTATGAAAAATTCTGGGATAATAGACATACACGTAGAGGAAATAATATTAAGGGAGTATCAAGTTAAAGAAAATGCTGTAAGACCAAAAAATGTAGGAATAATGCATACGGGTTTCATAATAAGGGGAAGAAAATCAATATAA
- a CDS encoding TrmB family transcriptional regulator, giving the protein MSSELLEETINRVSKFASVFGISKSELKIYSYLLIYGRATAREISDKIGMPYTKVYNILSKLEGRGWIIKIDKRPAVYEAIPLKEVWNKIKNTFQEKLNEFEKQFIEPISAIFSSNMLYSIIVIPRDNIIDNIIKLLKDYSKIYLIAVSYQELVKNEIIELIKANSLKAETKIIVDKNVNFPEIPSAQMKKAQSLFGSGLITSDSILLIVKNNDNLTGLFSNHKYFVDIATVYFNHLWSTTAG; this is encoded by the coding sequence ATGTCATCTGAACTATTAGAAGAAACGATAAACAGAGTTTCTAAGTTCGCTTCAGTGTTCGGAATTTCTAAATCGGAATTAAAGATATACTCCTATCTCCTAATATATGGCAGGGCAACTGCAAGGGAAATTTCTGATAAAATTGGAATGCCATATACTAAAGTGTACAATATATTATCCAAATTAGAGGGAAGGGGATGGATTATAAAAATAGATAAAAGGCCGGCTGTATATGAGGCTATTCCTTTGAAAGAAGTTTGGAATAAAATTAAAAATACATTTCAAGAAAAATTGAATGAGTTCGAGAAGCAATTTATAGAGCCTATATCAGCAATTTTTTCATCTAATATGCTTTATAGTATTATAGTAATACCAAGAGATAATATTATAGATAATATTATTAAACTGTTGAAAGACTATAGTAAAATATATCTTATTGCAGTATCATATCAAGAATTAGTAAAAAATGAAATAATTGAATTAATAAAGGCTAATTCTTTAAAAGCTGAAACTAAGATAATAGTCGACAAAAACGTAAATTTTCCAGAAATACCATCGGCTCAGATGAAAAAGGCACAGTCTTTATTTGGAAGTGGTCTAATAACTTCTGACTCTATTCTTCTTATTGTTAAGAATAATGACAATTTGACTGGTTTGTTCTCTAATCATAAATATTTTGTGGATATAGCTACAGTATATTTTAATCACTTATGGTCAACTACTGCGGGTTAA
- the rgy gene encoding reverse gyrase → MEKLENIPYSVYTKSCPNCGGDIEAERLFNGSVCKSCLKENLKFNNINDLLEILYKNKALKRLNPLYKRLEDYKVIENMFIKIFNSKPIGPQRSWILRFLKGESFAIIAPPGLGKTTFGLMMSLYYAMNNKKSIIIFPTRTLISQTVDKLTKFSETLSQPVQLLYNKQHTVHQSEDILEELKKNNFDIFITTSRFIMRNLSDLLSIKFDFIFVDDVDAALKSSRSAKSILQLVGFTEDDIQKTALLLRSNIADEEKFQKIQDIRSDKLRDKIVVFSSATISRGNPVLSTLMGFKPGGSIIYIRNIIDSYINLNNICNNQINEECTLGVLIDVLKRLNDGTLVYVPIDKGASYAEKLATILNEYNINAASVTSSSMTRLEEFERGEINVLVGVATHYGVLVRGIDIPWRIKYAVFVGIPKFKFRIGEYMHPLALLRLLSLISLVKNDEEIRKILVYVRKKLRNLSPAALAMLARDIKGGKIEDQVIKRGYELVNEYLKDKIVLEKIADAGDVVIQGDYILMPDYLTYIQASGRTSRLYGSNLTTGLSVLFIDNDKLFDILNKKLSLILDEIKWFPFDINNNKIGENSLDGILTRISEERESLRKLKKEGVVSPSSLKIKTTLFIVESPNKARTIANFFSKPSSRTYGRIRTYETVLGDRILIVTASGGHIYDLITDSNYNTITDKGIDVYGVIISDNKYIPYYSTIKKCSNGHQIVQDLKENKCPIPGCNAPIVMDKTEVVDVLRELALEADEILIGTDPDTEGEKIAWDIYLAIRPYNSNIKRAEFHEVTRRAILNAIQNPREFDYKLIKAQIVRRIEDRWLGFRLSEKVQTDFWNNYCNNMKSKLEERANLAKNEKNKEKLIKKIEKLRSLSCDKNPNLSAGRVQTPVLGWVVQRYNEYKDPKNRKKYLVAILNIFSEKNNITYNFNILVPKQNNLSKNSIINIRIDKIDYVSEEFGPLPPYTTDSLLADASSILKLSASETMRIAQDLFELGLITYHRTDSTRISNFGINVAETYLKSKQIDITKIFKPRSWGEGGAHEAIRPTKPLDETMLKAAIEEGDLELPKRLTATHFRVYDLVFKRFISSQLPPLILDKQLIKIKAYLDNTELKLENDTIELITNYKFKEGEEPARVLEGVLYFPFKLSSPITKDIEGNVYSAKVTRSFTKSLVQLYTEGELVSEMKRKQIGRPSTYATIISTLKKRRYVVESKSLKKLVPTSIGIEVYNYLNNKYQQIVSESRTSNLLRKMSEIEDGKIDYIEVLKELYNEIQTIR, encoded by the coding sequence ATTGAGAAGTTGGAGAACATTCCTTACTCTGTATATACAAAATCATGCCCCAATTGTGGAGGGGACATAGAAGCAGAGAGGCTATTTAACGGCTCTGTATGTAAGTCATGTTTGAAAGAAAATCTGAAATTCAATAATATAAATGATCTTCTTGAAATTCTTTACAAAAATAAAGCTTTAAAGAGACTTAATCCATTATATAAACGCTTAGAAGACTACAAAGTTATTGAAAACATGTTTATTAAAATTTTTAACTCAAAACCTATAGGTCCGCAGAGATCTTGGATCTTAAGGTTCTTAAAAGGAGAAAGTTTTGCTATAATAGCTCCTCCTGGGTTAGGTAAAACTACATTTGGACTTATGATGTCATTATATTACGCTATGAATAATAAGAAATCTATAATCATATTTCCTACTAGAACTTTGATTTCGCAAACAGTCGACAAGCTTACTAAGTTTTCCGAGACTCTTTCTCAACCAGTTCAACTTTTATATAATAAGCAACATACTGTTCATCAAAGTGAGGATATACTAGAGGAATTAAAGAAGAATAACTTTGATATATTTATAACAACAAGTAGATTTATTATGAGAAATCTTTCCGATTTATTATCTATTAAATTTGATTTTATTTTCGTTGATGATGTAGATGCTGCCTTAAAATCTAGTAGGAGTGCTAAATCTATATTGCAATTGGTAGGATTTACAGAAGATGATATCCAAAAAACTGCTTTGTTACTTAGGAGTAATATTGCTGATGAGGAAAAATTCCAGAAAATTCAAGATATAAGAAGCGATAAATTAAGAGATAAAATAGTTGTATTTTCCTCTGCTACAATAAGTAGAGGAAATCCAGTTCTTTCTACTCTTATGGGATTTAAACCTGGTGGTTCAATAATCTATATAAGAAATATAATAGATAGTTATATAAATTTAAATAATATATGTAATAATCAGATTAATGAAGAATGTACTTTAGGAGTACTTATAGATGTCCTTAAGAGATTAAATGACGGAACACTCGTTTATGTACCTATAGATAAGGGTGCTAGTTATGCCGAAAAGTTAGCAACTATACTTAATGAATATAATATAAACGCAGCTTCTGTAACCTCGTCATCTATGACAAGATTAGAGGAATTTGAAAGGGGTGAGATAAACGTGTTAGTAGGTGTTGCAACACATTACGGAGTTTTAGTTAGGGGTATAGATATACCGTGGAGGATAAAATACGCAGTTTTTGTAGGTATTCCAAAGTTTAAGTTTAGAATAGGAGAGTACATGCATCCATTAGCCTTGTTAAGACTGTTGAGTTTAATTTCTTTAGTAAAGAATGATGAAGAAATAAGAAAAATTCTAGTTTATGTTCGTAAAAAATTAAGGAATTTAAGTCCAGCTGCATTAGCAATGTTAGCTAGAGATATTAAGGGGGGTAAAATTGAAGATCAAGTAATTAAAAGAGGATATGAGTTAGTTAATGAATATCTAAAAGATAAGATAGTACTTGAGAAAATAGCAGATGCTGGTGATGTAGTAATTCAAGGCGATTATATTCTTATGCCTGATTACTTAACATATATACAGGCTAGTGGTAGGACTTCAAGACTTTACGGTTCGAATCTTACTACTGGACTTTCAGTACTTTTTATAGATAATGATAAATTATTTGACATATTAAATAAGAAACTTAGTCTTATTCTTGACGAGATTAAATGGTTTCCCTTTGATATAAATAATAATAAGATTGGAGAAAATTCTTTAGATGGTATTTTAACTAGGATAAGTGAGGAAAGAGAAAGTCTAAGAAAGTTAAAGAAGGAGGGAGTTGTAAGTCCATCTTCATTAAAAATAAAAACTACTCTATTTATAGTAGAGTCTCCTAATAAAGCTAGGACTATAGCTAACTTTTTCTCTAAACCTTCGTCAAGAACTTACGGTAGGATTAGAACTTATGAGACTGTACTTGGTGATAGAATACTTATAGTAACAGCTAGTGGGGGTCACATATATGATTTAATCACAGATAGTAATTATAATACTATAACAGATAAGGGAATTGATGTATATGGTGTTATTATTTCTGATAATAAGTATATTCCTTATTACTCAACTATAAAGAAATGTAGCAACGGGCATCAGATTGTGCAAGATTTAAAAGAAAATAAGTGCCCTATACCAGGTTGTAATGCTCCGATAGTAATGGATAAAACAGAGGTTGTAGATGTGCTTAGAGAGTTAGCATTAGAAGCTGATGAGATACTTATAGGTACTGATCCCGATACTGAAGGTGAAAAAATAGCGTGGGATATATATTTGGCAATACGTCCATATAATAGTAACATAAAAAGGGCTGAATTTCACGAAGTTACTAGAAGAGCAATATTAAATGCTATTCAGAATCCTCGTGAATTTGATTATAAATTAATTAAGGCTCAAATAGTAAGAAGAATTGAGGATAGATGGTTAGGTTTTAGGCTATCAGAGAAAGTTCAAACAGATTTCTGGAACAATTACTGTAATAATATGAAAAGTAAATTAGAAGAAAGAGCAAATCTAGCTAAAAATGAAAAAAATAAAGAAAAATTGATTAAAAAAATAGAAAAATTGAGATCATTAAGTTGTGATAAAAATCCTAACTTAAGCGCTGGAAGAGTTCAAACACCTGTATTAGGTTGGGTAGTCCAAAGATATAATGAATACAAAGATCCAAAAAATAGGAAAAAATATTTAGTAGCAATATTAAATATATTTTCAGAAAAGAATAATATAACATACAATTTTAATATATTAGTACCTAAACAAAATAATTTATCGAAAAATAGTATAATAAATATAAGAATAGATAAGATAGATTACGTAAGCGAGGAATTCGGTCCACTTCCTCCCTATACTACGGATAGCCTTTTAGCAGATGCATCTTCAATTCTTAAATTATCTGCATCAGAAACTATGAGAATTGCTCAAGATCTTTTTGAATTGGGTCTAATAACTTATCATAGGACAGATAGCACAAGGATTTCCAATTTTGGAATAAATGTAGCTGAAACATATTTAAAGTCTAAACAAATTGATATCACTAAAATATTCAAACCTAGAAGCTGGGGAGAAGGTGGAGCTCATGAAGCAATAAGACCTACTAAACCCTTAGATGAAACAATGCTAAAAGCGGCCATTGAAGAAGGGGATCTAGAACTTCCAAAAAGATTAACTGCAACTCACTTTAGGGTATATGATTTAGTTTTTAAGAGATTTATTTCAAGTCAACTGCCCCCATTGATATTAGATAAGCAACTAATTAAAATAAAAGCTTACTTAGATAATACTGAATTAAAACTAGAAAATGATACTATTGAATTAATTACGAATTATAAATTTAAGGAAGGTGAAGAGCCCGCTCGCGTTTTAGAAGGAGTGTTATATTTTCCATTCAAATTATCCTCTCCAATTACTAAAGATATTGAAGGAAACGTTTATTCTGCAAAAGTCACAAGATCATTTACAAAAAGCCTCGTTCAGTTATATACAGAAGGAGAATTAGTAAGTGAGATGAAGAGAAAACAAATTGGTAGGCCTAGTACTTATGCCACGATTATATCTACATTAAAGAAAAGGAGATATGTAGTGGAATCTAAAAGTTTGAAGAAATTAGTTCCAACTAGTATAGGCATAGAGGTTTACAATTACCTTAATAATAAATACCAGCAAATAGTCTCAGAAAGTAGGACGAGCAACTTGCTTCGCAAGATGAGTGAAATAGAGGATGGTAAAATTGATTACATAGAAGTCTTAAAAGAATTATATAATGAAATACAAACAATTAGGTAA
- a CDS encoding ribbon-helix-helix domain-containing protein, whose product MKIITVKLPEQFLEAIDELVNTGRYSSRSEVIRAAIGDFIRKELWVSTEE is encoded by the coding sequence ATGAAAATAATAACGGTTAAGTTACCAGAACAATTCTTAGAAGCTATAGATGAATTAGTTAACACAGGCAGATATAGTTCTAGAAGTGAAGTAATAAGAGCAGCAATTGGTGATTTTATACGGAAAGAACTATGGGTATCTACAGAAGAGTAA